In one Cellulomonas sp. JZ18 genomic region, the following are encoded:
- a CDS encoding type II CAAX prenyl endopeptidase Rce1 family protein, whose protein sequence is MTRTDTGRRPPLPWAVLAAVLVGWLVVSGLVGLYMGVVRATPGLPDVRTVRADLVAPHLAGLVAALVATALWGRWREVWREPRDVHPLWWVVPVLVLAGAVATADRGALAGAPPGLTTALVVACVLAALDTEVVLRGVALVALRARWPEPAAALGTVLLSGAVEVLTGPGTPATRAVVGAATGVLLYVARRVGGGLVVPVVLHTAVDVAVWSRAVGEQAGQVPGTSVQVLGLAAAALVVVAVSRAGGMARPPSGLRRRRPRRG, encoded by the coding sequence ATGACGCGCACGGACACGGGCAGGCGTCCGCCGCTGCCCTGGGCGGTGCTCGCGGCCGTGCTCGTCGGGTGGTTGGTGGTGTCGGGCCTGGTGGGGCTCTACATGGGCGTCGTGCGCGCCACGCCCGGCCTGCCGGACGTGCGCACCGTCCGTGCGGACCTCGTCGCCCCGCACCTGGCCGGGCTGGTCGCGGCCCTGGTCGCGACCGCCCTGTGGGGGCGCTGGCGCGAGGTCTGGCGCGAGCCGCGTGACGTGCACCCGCTGTGGTGGGTGGTCCCGGTGCTCGTCCTGGCGGGCGCCGTGGCGACGGCCGACCGGGGAGCCCTGGCCGGGGCACCACCCGGGCTGACGACGGCCCTCGTCGTCGCCTGCGTGCTCGCGGCGCTCGACACCGAGGTCGTGCTGCGCGGTGTCGCGCTCGTCGCGCTGCGGGCGCGCTGGCCGGAGCCCGCCGCGGCGCTCGGCACGGTCCTGCTCTCCGGTGCGGTCGAGGTGCTGACGGGCCCGGGCACGCCGGCGACCCGCGCCGTCGTCGGTGCCGCGACCGGCGTCCTGCTCTACGTCGCACGCCGCGTGGGCGGCGGCCTCGTCGTGCCGGTCGTCCTGCACACGGCGGTCGACGTCGCGGTCTGGTCGCGGGCGGTGGGCGAGCAGGCCGGGCAGGTGCCGGGCACGTCGGTCCAGGTCCTGGGGCTGGCGGCGGCCGCGCTGGTGGTCGTGGCCGTCTCGCGCGCGGGCGGGATGGCCCGGCCGCCGAGCGGGCTGCGCCGACGGCGTCCGCGGCGCGGCTGA
- a CDS encoding SRPBCC domain-containing protein, which yields MSTTTDVPYRLEFSVEVPGTPEQVWQALATARGLNAWYLPTQIEEREGGALHFTIGHDMGSRGRVTRWDPPHRFAFEEDWAALMGVEPGTLSPLTSEFLVEARSGGTCVVHVTSSGFGTGADWEQEWWDGVAPGWLPFFDNLRLYLTHFTGQEATRMEVTATHRGDAGAVWSVLRDALGLHAEGASVDARGLTGTVERLGDRQALVRLTSPVPGLLSVFTYGEDDGTAAASVQAYLFSPEAADWVRREEPAWRDWLQDLPATPDAP from the coding sequence ATGAGCACGACCACGGACGTCCCGTACCGCCTGGAGTTCAGCGTCGAGGTCCCCGGCACGCCCGAGCAGGTCTGGCAGGCCCTCGCCACCGCGCGCGGCCTGAACGCCTGGTACCTGCCGACGCAGATCGAGGAGCGCGAGGGCGGCGCCCTGCACTTCACCATCGGCCACGACATGGGCTCGCGGGGCCGCGTCACCCGCTGGGACCCGCCGCACCGGTTCGCGTTCGAGGAGGACTGGGCCGCGCTCATGGGCGTCGAGCCGGGCACCCTCAGCCCGCTGACCTCCGAGTTCCTGGTCGAGGCGCGCTCCGGCGGCACGTGCGTCGTGCACGTCACCAGCAGCGGCTTCGGGACCGGCGCGGACTGGGAGCAGGAGTGGTGGGACGGCGTCGCCCCGGGGTGGCTGCCGTTCTTCGACAACCTGCGCCTCTACCTGACGCACTTCACCGGCCAGGAGGCCACGCGGATGGAGGTGACCGCGACCCACCGCGGCGACGCGGGCGCGGTCTGGTCGGTCCTGCGCGACGCGCTCGGCCTGCACGCCGAGGGGGCGAGCGTCGACGCGCGGGGCCTCACGGGCACGGTCGAGCGGCTGGGCGACCGGCAGGCGCTGGTCCGGCTGACGTCCCCCGTGCCGGGGCTGCTCAGCGTCTTCACGTACGGCGAGGACGACGGGACCGCGGCGGCGAGCGTGCAGGCGTACCTCTTCTCCCCGGAGGCGGCGGACTGGGTCCGGCGCGAGGAGCCGGCGTGGCGCGACTGGCTGCAGGACCTCCCCGCGACCCCTGACGCCCCGTGA
- a CDS encoding DUF885 domain-containing protein, with the protein MVPEQPATSTARQVADRWVETLADLDPVVGTALGTRPDDRRMPDLSPAGADEKAAASRRVLADLDAAQVLDDDDRRCATLLRERLTAQLAVHDAGEHLAALRPLASPVHALQSVFLMMPTATEHDWDVVADRLAQVPAAAEGFRASLEDGLRRGVRSAPRQAEAVVGQLGDWLDASDGRGWHAGFVAGSEAAALPDALRTRLDAAAEAAAGGIAALRTWIAQEYLPAVGDVPDAVGRERYLLAARLHTGADLDPQEAYAWGWEELARIEADMAAEADRLLPGASAQEALAYLDEHGEVVEGVEEVRVWLQRMMDTAIAELDGTVVDVADPVRRVEAMIAPPGAAAAPYYTRPSLDFSRPGRTWLPTLGRDRFPTWDLISTWYHEGVPGHHLQLGQWAYRAGDLSVYQTSVGSIPATTEGWALYAERLMDELGYLDTPGARLGYLDGQRMRAVRVVIDIGMHLGLEIPATHAFHPGERWTAELGEEFFGARSGSPAAFVHSEIERYLGWPGQAISYKLGERAWLSGRQRARERREAAGESFDLRAWHTAALGLGSLGLDDLERELGAL; encoded by the coding sequence ATGGTCCCCGAGCAGCCCGCCACGTCCACCGCACGCCAGGTCGCCGACCGCTGGGTCGAGACCCTCGCCGACCTCGACCCCGTCGTCGGGACGGCCCTCGGGACCCGGCCGGACGACCGGCGGATGCCGGACCTGTCGCCGGCGGGCGCCGACGAGAAGGCCGCCGCGTCTCGGCGCGTCCTGGCGGACCTCGACGCCGCCCAGGTGCTCGACGACGACGACCGGCGGTGCGCGACCCTCCTGCGCGAGCGCCTGACCGCACAGCTCGCGGTGCACGACGCGGGGGAGCACCTCGCCGCGCTGCGGCCCCTCGCGTCGCCGGTGCACGCCCTGCAGTCCGTCTTCCTCATGATGCCCACCGCCACCGAGCACGACTGGGACGTCGTCGCGGACCGCCTGGCGCAGGTGCCCGCCGCGGCCGAGGGGTTCCGGGCCTCCCTCGAGGACGGTCTGCGCCGTGGCGTGCGCAGCGCGCCGCGGCAGGCCGAGGCCGTGGTCGGTCAGCTCGGCGACTGGCTCGACGCGTCGGACGGGCGCGGCTGGCACGCCGGCTTCGTCGCGGGGTCCGAGGCGGCCGCGCTGCCCGACGCGCTACGCACGCGGCTGGACGCCGCGGCGGAGGCGGCTGCAGGCGGGATCGCCGCGCTGCGCACGTGGATCGCGCAGGAGTACCTGCCCGCCGTCGGCGACGTCCCGGACGCGGTGGGGCGCGAGCGCTACCTGCTCGCCGCGCGCCTGCACACGGGTGCGGACCTGGACCCGCAGGAGGCGTACGCCTGGGGCTGGGAGGAGCTGGCGCGCATCGAGGCGGACATGGCCGCCGAGGCGGACCGCCTGCTGCCGGGCGCGTCCGCGCAGGAGGCGCTCGCGTACCTGGACGAGCACGGCGAGGTCGTCGAGGGCGTGGAGGAGGTGCGCGTCTGGCTGCAGCGGATGATGGACACCGCGATCGCCGAGCTCGACGGCACGGTCGTCGACGTGGCGGATCCCGTCAGGCGCGTCGAGGCGATGATCGCCCCGCCCGGGGCCGCCGCCGCGCCGTACTACACGCGCCCGTCGCTCGACTTCTCCCGGCCGGGCCGCACCTGGCTGCCGACCCTCGGCCGCGACCGGTTCCCCACCTGGGACCTCATCAGCACCTGGTACCACGAGGGCGTCCCGGGTCACCACCTGCAGCTCGGCCAGTGGGCGTACCGCGCCGGCGACCTGTCGGTCTACCAGACGTCCGTCGGGTCGATCCCCGCCACCACCGAGGGCTGGGCGCTGTACGCCGAGCGCCTCATGGACGAGCTCGGGTACCTGGACACCCCCGGTGCCCGGCTCGGGTACCTCGACGGGCAGCGCATGCGCGCCGTGCGCGTCGTCATCGACATCGGCATGCACCTCGGGCTCGAGATCCCCGCGACGCACGCGTTCCACCCCGGCGAGCGGTGGACGGCGGAGCTGGGGGAGGAGTTCTTCGGCGCGCGCAGCGGCTCGCCCGCCGCGTTCGTCCACAGCGAGATCGAGCGCTACCTCGGCTGGCCCGGACAGGCCATCAGCTACAAGCTCGGCGAGCGGGCGTGGCTCTCCGGCCGGCAGCGCGCGCGCGAGCGCCGCGAGGCGGCCGGGGAGTCGTTCGACCTGCGGGCGTGGCACACGGCGGCCCTCGGGCTGGGCTCGCTCGGGCTCGACGACCTGGAGCGGGAGCTCGGCGCGCTCTGA
- a CDS encoding DUF1206 domain-containing protein, with translation MTTVAARSSGNVWEVGARAGYAASGLLHVLVGVLAVQLAVGGGGGSADQSGAFAQVAQTPFGAVALWFAVVALAALGAWQAAAALSGAVGGAGDRAKAAGKAVVYLALAATALTFARGGGSAGSGGRTSDATAALMQAPAGRLLVGAVGVGVVAVAAYHVHKGVRQRFLEDLHRLPAGRTGRWARRAGVAGYVGKGAALAVVGVLFVVAAVQADPGEATGLDGALHALRDAPAGPVLLLLVALGLVAYGAYSLVRARFGRL, from the coding sequence ATGACCACGGTCGCCGCGAGGTCGTCGGGGAACGTCTGGGAGGTCGGTGCGCGCGCCGGCTACGCCGCGAGCGGCCTGCTGCACGTGCTCGTCGGCGTGCTCGCGGTGCAGCTGGCCGTCGGCGGGGGCGGTGGGTCGGCGGACCAGTCGGGGGCCTTCGCCCAGGTCGCGCAGACGCCGTTCGGGGCGGTGGCCCTCTGGTTCGCGGTGGTGGCGCTCGCCGCCCTCGGCGCGTGGCAGGCCGCGGCGGCCCTGAGCGGGGCGGTCGGCGGTGCCGGCGACCGGGCCAAGGCCGCCGGCAAGGCGGTCGTGTACCTCGCCCTCGCCGCGACGGCCCTGACGTTCGCGCGCGGGGGCGGCTCGGCCGGTTCCGGCGGGCGGACGTCGGACGCCACGGCCGCGTTGATGCAGGCGCCCGCGGGGCGCCTGCTCGTCGGTGCGGTCGGGGTCGGCGTGGTGGCCGTCGCGGCGTACCACGTGCACAAGGGGGTCCGGCAGCGCTTCCTCGAGGACCTGCACCGGCTGCCGGCGGGGCGGACCGGGCGGTGGGCGCGCCGCGCGGGTGTCGCCGGCTACGTCGGGAAGGGCGCCGCGCTCGCGGTGGTCGGCGTGCTCTTCGTCGTCGCGGCCGTGCAGGCGGACCCGGGGGAGGCGACCGGGCTCGACGGCGCGCTGCACGCGCTGCGCGACGCGCCCGCCGGTCCGGTCCTGCTGCTCCTCGTGGCCCTCGGACTCGTCGCCTATGGCGCGTACAGCCTGGTCAGGGCCCGGTTCGGTCGCCTCTGA
- the yidD gene encoding membrane protein insertion efficiency factor YidD — translation MTIAAALVDSAIRGYQRNLSPRKGWSCAHRVAHGGPSCSAAVRHLVATRGVVRAVVPTVAQFVACYQAALLLAQADVRGVCCCGGIPIPFRF, via the coding sequence ATGACCATCGCCGCCGCCCTCGTCGACAGCGCCATCCGCGGCTACCAGCGGAACCTCTCCCCCCGCAAGGGCTGGAGCTGCGCGCACCGTGTGGCCCACGGCGGGCCCTCGTGCTCCGCCGCCGTCCGGCACCTGGTGGCCACGCGGGGGGTCGTGCGCGCGGTCGTGCCGACCGTCGCGCAGTTCGTCGCCTGCTACCAGGCCGCCCTGCTGCTCGCCCAGGCGGACGTGCGCGGGGTGTGCTGCTGCGGCGGCATCCCCATCCCGTTCCGGTTCTGA
- a CDS encoding pirin family protein has product MTNLEAAPREQVCTSDPTVHGAAGGLADVELVEPRDVPLGGPRAMTVRRTLPSRERSLVGPFCFADHYGPDDVVATGGMDVPPHPHTGLQTVTWLFEGQVLHRDALGSEQTIVPGQLNLMTAGRGVCHSEEGTPALLGPSGRLHGVQLWTALPDAHRDGPRDFEHVAHVPAVDVGAARVQVFLGSLAGATSPARAYSPLVAAQVDAPAGATVHLPVDPAFEHALIVDAGDVRLAGTPVPPAWLGYVAPGRDALVLEVGDRPLRAVLVGGTPFDEQVLMWWNFVGRTHDEVVEARAQWQAALAGDPAGIDRFGVVTGYDGAALPAPELPNVRLRPRQR; this is encoded by the coding sequence GCGCGAGCAGGTCTGCACGAGCGACCCGACGGTCCACGGCGCCGCCGGCGGGCTCGCCGACGTCGAGCTCGTCGAGCCGCGCGACGTCCCGCTCGGCGGACCGCGCGCGATGACCGTGCGGCGCACGCTGCCGTCCCGCGAGCGCTCGCTCGTCGGCCCGTTCTGCTTCGCCGACCACTACGGCCCGGACGACGTCGTCGCCACCGGCGGCATGGACGTCCCGCCGCACCCGCACACCGGCCTGCAGACCGTCACGTGGCTGTTCGAGGGCCAGGTGCTGCACCGCGACGCGCTCGGCAGCGAGCAGACGATCGTGCCCGGGCAGCTCAACCTCATGACGGCCGGCCGCGGCGTCTGTCACTCCGAGGAGGGCACGCCGGCGCTGCTCGGTCCGTCGGGGCGCCTGCACGGCGTCCAGCTCTGGACCGCGCTGCCCGACGCCCACCGCGACGGACCCCGCGACTTCGAGCACGTCGCGCACGTCCCGGCCGTCGACGTCGGTGCCGCCCGCGTCCAGGTCTTCCTCGGGTCGCTCGCGGGCGCGACCTCCCCGGCGCGCGCGTACTCGCCGCTCGTCGCCGCCCAGGTCGACGCCCCCGCCGGCGCGACGGTGCACCTGCCCGTCGACCCCGCCTTCGAGCACGCCCTGATCGTCGACGCCGGCGACGTCCGCCTCGCCGGGACCCCCGTGCCGCCGGCCTGGCTCGGCTACGTCGCACCCGGGCGGGACGCGCTCGTGCTCGAGGTGGGGGACCGGCCGCTGCGCGCCGTGCTCGTCGGCGGCACGCCGTTCGACGAGCAGGTGCTCATGTGGTGGAACTTCGTCGGCCGCACGCACGACGAGGTCGTCGAGGCGCGCGCGCAGTGGCAGGCCGCGCTCGCGGGCGACCCGGCCGGGATCGACCGGTTCGGCGTCGTCACCGGGTACGACGGTGCGGCCCTGCCGGCGCCCGAGCTGCCGAACGTGCGTCTGCGGCCCCGGCAGCGCTGA
- a CDS encoding HNH endonuclease has translation MANATRRLRATRRRRRRLAQVEHDLEAGQWDALRAAWGGCAYCGARDVPLQRDCVLPISRGGRYTLDNVVPACGACNASKCNAEVTGWMRRKRLDERAFLLRHAQIRTGLRAVVPEAGPGR, from the coding sequence ATGGCGAACGCGACGCGTCGGCTGCGCGCCACCCGCCGGCGTCGGCGCCGGCTGGCCCAGGTGGAGCACGACCTCGAGGCCGGCCAGTGGGACGCGCTGCGGGCGGCCTGGGGCGGGTGCGCGTACTGCGGCGCGCGGGACGTCCCGCTGCAGCGCGACTGCGTGCTGCCGATCTCCCGCGGGGGCCGCTACACCCTCGACAACGTCGTGCCCGCGTGCGGTGCGTGCAACGCCAGCAAGTGCAACGCCGAGGTCACGGGCTGGATGCGGCGCAAGCGGCTCGACGAGCGTGCCTTCCTGCTGCGCCACGCGCAGATCCGCACGGGGCTGCGGGCCGTGGTCCCCGAGGCCGGCCCCGGGCGGTAG
- a CDS encoding metallophosphoesterase, which translates to MSDTHVPPRARDLPAPLWEAVDAADLVVHAGDWVHVDLLDRLEARSARLLACYGNNDGADLRARLPEVARLDVAGLRVAVVHETGAAQGRERRCDAAFPDVDLLVFGHSHIPWDTTTPAGLRLLNPGSPTDRRRQPDHTWLTFTLRAGAVEDVVLHHLPPGAAAGR; encoded by the coding sequence ATGTCGGACACCCACGTGCCGCCGCGTGCCCGGGACCTGCCGGCACCCTTGTGGGAGGCCGTCGACGCGGCGGACCTCGTGGTGCACGCGGGGGACTGGGTGCACGTCGACCTGCTCGACCGGCTCGAGGCACGCTCGGCGCGGCTGCTCGCCTGCTACGGCAACAACGACGGCGCCGACCTGCGGGCCCGCCTGCCCGAGGTGGCGCGGCTCGACGTCGCCGGTCTCCGCGTGGCCGTCGTCCACGAGACGGGAGCGGCACAGGGGCGGGAACGACGTTGCGACGCCGCCTTCCCGGACGTCGACCTGCTCGTGTTCGGGCACAGCCACATCCCCTGGGACACGACGACGCCCGCGGGGCTGCGGCTGCTCAACCCGGGGTCCCCGACGGACCGGCGCCGCCAGCCCGACCACACGTGGCTCACGTTCACGCTGCGGGCGGGCGCCGTCGAGGACGTCGTGCTGCACCACCTGCCGCCGGGGGCCGCCGCAGGGCGGTGA
- a CDS encoding dihydrofolate reductase family protein, with product MGRLVYSMFTSLDGYAADASGSSDWGGALDPGLHDFVSERTRSVGTYLYGRRMYEVMSFWETAHEDPDAPDFVRTYADVWQRATKVVYSTTLGAPTTARTTVERTFDPVAVRAWVDSLDHDVTIDGPTLAAHALRAGIVDEVQPYLAPVSVGGGLRFWPDGLRLDMELVEQRAFRNATLWLRYRVRRG from the coding sequence ATGGGACGGCTCGTCTACTCGATGTTCACCTCGCTCGACGGGTACGCCGCGGACGCCTCCGGCAGCAGCGACTGGGGCGGGGCTCTGGACCCTGGGCTGCACGACTTCGTGTCCGAGCGGACGCGCTCGGTCGGCACGTACCTGTACGGCCGGCGCATGTACGAGGTCATGTCCTTCTGGGAGACGGCCCACGAGGACCCCGACGCGCCGGACTTCGTGCGCACCTACGCCGACGTGTGGCAGCGCGCGACCAAGGTCGTCTACTCGACGACGCTCGGGGCCCCGACGACGGCCCGGACGACCGTCGAGCGGACCTTCGACCCCGTGGCGGTCCGTGCGTGGGTCGACTCGCTCGACCACGACGTCACGATCGACGGCCCGACGCTCGCCGCGCACGCGCTGCGCGCCGGCATCGTCGACGAGGTGCAGCCGTACCTCGCCCCCGTGTCGGTCGGGGGAGGGCTGCGGTTCTGGCCGGACGGGCTGCGGCTGGACATGGAGCTGGTCGAGCAGCGCGCGTTCCGCAACGCCACGCTGTGGCTGCGGTACCGGGTACGCCGCGGCTGA
- a CDS encoding alpha/beta fold hydrolase, translated as MAVLAPDQVLARHAVRISGPTTGHPLVFAHGFGCDQSMWRFVAPAFEETHRVVVLDHVGAGESDLAAYDPQRHSRLDGYADDMVELVEALGLGPVTFVGHSVSAMIGVLAAAGRPDLFERLVLVGPSPRYVDDDGYRGGFAAAEIEELLATMDANYLGWAQFLAPVIVGRPDRPELGQELANSFCRTDPAIARRFARTTFLSDNRADLQRVRTPALVVQSREDVIAPPEVGRWVHEHLPGSELVVLDTVGHCPNLSAPEELVAAMRRYLDH; from the coding sequence ATGGCCGTCCTCGCCCCCGACCAGGTCCTCGCCCGGCACGCCGTACGGATCAGCGGCCCGACGACCGGGCACCCGCTGGTGTTCGCGCACGGGTTCGGGTGCGACCAGAGCATGTGGCGGTTCGTCGCCCCCGCCTTCGAGGAGACGCACCGCGTCGTCGTCCTCGACCACGTCGGCGCGGGGGAGTCGGACCTGGCCGCCTACGACCCGCAGCGGCACTCCCGGCTGGACGGCTACGCCGACGACATGGTCGAGCTCGTCGAGGCGCTCGGCCTCGGGCCGGTGACGTTCGTCGGGCACTCCGTCAGCGCGATGATCGGCGTGCTGGCGGCCGCAGGCCGACCTGACCTGTTCGAGCGGCTCGTGCTGGTCGGGCCGAGCCCGCGCTACGTCGACGACGACGGGTACCGCGGGGGCTTCGCGGCGGCGGAGATCGAGGAGCTCCTCGCCACCATGGACGCCAACTACCTCGGGTGGGCGCAGTTCCTCGCCCCCGTCATCGTCGGCCGTCCCGACCGGCCGGAGCTCGGGCAGGAGCTCGCGAACTCCTTCTGCCGGACCGACCCGGCGATCGCACGCCGGTTCGCCCGCACGACCTTCCTGTCCGACAACCGGGCGGACCTGCAGCGCGTGCGGACCCCCGCGCTGGTCGTGCAGTCGCGCGAGGACGTCATCGCCCCGCCGGAGGTGGGGCGCTGGGTGCACGAGCACCTGCCCGGCAGCGAGCTGGTCGTGCTCGACACGGTGGGCCACTGCCCGAACCTCAGCGCGCCGGAGGAGCTGGTCGCGGCGATGCGCCGCTACCTGGACCACTGA
- a CDS encoding BldC family transcriptional regulator, which yields MAVQTHTTDAPLSQGTLLTPGEVAVLFRVDPKTVTRWAQAGKLSAVRTLGGHRRFHEAEVRQLLTGVPQQRASE from the coding sequence ATGGCCGTCCAGACGCACACCACCGACGCCCCCCTCTCGCAGGGCACGCTGCTCACGCCGGGCGAGGTCGCGGTCCTCTTCCGCGTCGACCCCAAGACCGTGACCCGCTGGGCGCAGGCCGGCAAGCTCTCGGCCGTCCGCACGCTCGGTGGCCACCGCCGCTTCCACGAGGCCGAGGTCCGTCAGCTCCTGACGGGCGTCCCGCAGCAGCGCGCGAGCGAGTGA
- a CDS encoding helix-turn-helix domain-containing protein — MQDVEVIEDAVAAAVALDPVRARLLRELAVPASAAGLAARVGLPRQKVNYHLRALEAHGLVELAEERRHGGITERVLRASAASYVVSPAAVSAGAADPDATPDRVSARYLVAVAARVVREVGALVRRAGTGGRVPTLTVDTQIGFRSAADRAAFAEDLTAAVLDLAARYHHDDGRPHRLVVAAHPIPEEDS; from the coding sequence ATGCAGGACGTCGAGGTCATCGAGGACGCCGTCGCGGCAGCCGTCGCGCTCGACCCCGTCCGGGCGCGGCTGCTGCGCGAGCTCGCCGTCCCCGCGTCCGCCGCCGGGCTCGCGGCCCGCGTCGGGCTCCCGCGCCAGAAGGTCAACTACCACCTGCGCGCGCTCGAGGCGCACGGCCTGGTGGAGCTGGCCGAGGAACGCCGGCACGGCGGCATCACGGAGCGCGTGCTGCGTGCGTCCGCGGCGTCGTACGTCGTGTCGCCGGCGGCCGTCAGCGCGGGCGCGGCCGACCCCGACGCGACGCCCGACCGCGTGTCCGCGCGCTACCTCGTCGCGGTCGCCGCCCGCGTCGTGCGCGAGGTCGGCGCCCTGGTGCGTCGGGCCGGGACGGGCGGACGCGTCCCGACGCTGACGGTCGACACGCAGATCGGCTTCCGCTCGGCCGCGGACCGTGCCGCCTTCGCCGAGGACCTCACGGCCGCCGTGCTCGACCTGGCGGCGCGCTACCACCACGACGACGGGCGCCCGCACCGGCTCGTCGTCGCCGCCCACCCGATCCCCGAGGAGGACTCATGA
- a CDS encoding alpha-galactosidase: MQHTPDRFTLLRRDGVALVVQHLPTGLPTVLHWGRDPGPVGAEDLGALALAASRQTPPGTLDAAWQLSLLPVESDGWAGRPGLLLRRGTTPVLPRWTVTGVDEAEHAVRVSAQDPTAGLRLESTLALTAGGVVTVDHTVTATGDAEVEVVQVEATLPVPRTADHLTTFSGRWTREKAPLTVPMPRGATTRQTRRGRSGHDSPHVTIASTGVLRDRAGEVWAVHLGWSADVTHRVDRMTDEVTLLGAGELLRAGEVRLAPGESYATPTTYFAWSDAGLDGLSARFHTMLRARPQHPAGPRPLVLNTWEAVYFDHDPQTLLRLAERAADVGVERFVLDDGWFRGRRDDRRGLGDWFVDRTVWPDGLEPLARRVHELGMQFGLWFEPEMVNLDSDLARAHPEWLLHAPDRVEEPAGVSWRQQHVLDLAEPAAYEYVRECIGTLVRELGIDFIKWDHNRDLVDATHRGRPGTHDQTRAAYRLIAQLKREHPGLEIESCSSGGARTDLGILAVTDRVWASDSNDAVERQDIQRWTQLLLPPELVGGHVGPTESHSSGRTLDLSFRAATSLMGSAGFEWDLLSCTDEELQVVRAFAALYKEVRHVLHTGTAVHADVVDPALRVVGAVLPDRSEGVWTVATVATLEEALPERVRLHGLDPDRRYRVRVRTELGLPRHGWITPGWVSAGEVTLPGALLASAGLQIPTLWPAQALVLHATVR; this comes from the coding sequence GTGCAGCACACACCCGACCGCTTCACCCTGCTGCGACGCGACGGCGTCGCGCTGGTCGTCCAGCACCTGCCGACCGGTCTGCCGACCGTCCTGCACTGGGGTCGCGACCCGGGACCCGTCGGCGCCGAGGACCTGGGGGCGCTGGCCCTGGCCGCGTCGCGGCAGACCCCACCCGGCACGCTGGACGCCGCCTGGCAGCTCAGCCTGCTGCCCGTCGAGTCCGACGGCTGGGCGGGTCGTCCCGGTCTGCTGCTGCGGCGCGGCACCACCCCGGTGCTCCCCCGGTGGACCGTGACCGGGGTCGACGAGGCGGAGCACGCCGTGCGCGTCTCGGCGCAGGACCCGACGGCGGGCCTGCGGCTGGAGAGCACCCTCGCGCTGACCGCCGGCGGCGTGGTGACCGTCGACCACACCGTCACGGCCACGGGCGACGCGGAGGTCGAGGTCGTCCAGGTGGAGGCGACGCTGCCCGTCCCGCGCACCGCCGACCACCTGACGACGTTCTCCGGACGCTGGACGCGTGAGAAGGCGCCGCTGACCGTGCCGATGCCGCGCGGCGCGACGACCCGGCAGACCCGCCGCGGCCGGTCCGGGCACGACTCGCCGCACGTGACGATCGCGTCCACGGGCGTCCTGCGGGACCGGGCGGGCGAGGTCTGGGCGGTGCACCTCGGCTGGAGCGCCGACGTCACGCACCGGGTCGACCGGATGACGGACGAGGTGACGCTCCTGGGTGCGGGCGAGCTCCTGCGCGCCGGGGAGGTGCGCCTCGCACCGGGAGAGTCCTACGCGACCCCCACCACGTACTTCGCGTGGAGCGACGCCGGGCTGGACGGGCTCTCCGCGCGGTTCCACACGATGCTCCGCGCCCGCCCGCAGCACCCGGCGGGTCCCCGTCCGCTCGTGCTCAACACGTGGGAGGCGGTGTACTTCGACCACGACCCGCAGACCCTGCTGCGCCTCGCGGAGCGCGCCGCCGACGTGGGCGTCGAGCGGTTCGTCCTCGACGACGGCTGGTTCCGCGGCCGCCGCGACGACCGGCGGGGCCTGGGCGACTGGTTCGTCGACCGGACGGTCTGGCCGGACGGGCTCGAACCGCTGGCCCGGCGGGTGCACGAGCTGGGCATGCAGTTCGGCCTGTGGTTCGAGCCGGAGATGGTCAACCTGGACTCCGACCTGGCGCGCGCACACCCCGAGTGGCTCCTGCACGCACCCGACCGCGTCGAGGAGCCCGCAGGGGTCTCCTGGCGCCAGCAGCACGTCCTCGACCTCGCCGAGCCCGCCGCGTACGAGTACGTCCGGGAGTGCATCGGCACGCTCGTGCGCGAGCTCGGGATCGACTTCATCAAGTGGGACCACAACCGCGACCTCGTCGACGCCACGCACCGCGGCCGCCCCGGCACGCACGACCAGACCCGGGCCGCCTACCGGCTCATCGCCCAGCTCAAGCGCGAGCACCCGGGCCTGGAGATCGAGTCCTGCTCCAGCGGCGGCGCCCGCACCGACCTCGGCATCCTCGCGGTCACCGACCGCGTCTGGGCGTCGGACTCCAACGACGCCGTGGAGCGTCAGGACATCCAGCGGTGGACCCAGCTGCTGCTGCCGCCCGAGCTCGTCGGCGGGCACGTCGGCCCGACCGAGTCGCACAGCTCCGGCCGCACGCTGGACCTGTCCTTCCGGGCGGCGACCAGCCTCATGGGCTCCGCCGGGTTCGAGTGGGACCTGCTGTCCTGCACCGACGAGGAGCTCCAGGTCGTGCGCGCGTTCGCGGCGCTGTACAAGGAGGTGCGCCACGTCCTGCACACGGGCACGGCCGTGCACGCCGACGTCGTCGACCCCGCCCTGCGCGTCGTCGGCGCGGTGCTTCCCGACCGGTCCGAGGGCGTGTGGACGGTGGCGACCGTCGCCACGCTGGAGGAGGCGCTCCCCGAGCGGGTCCGGCTCCACGGGCTCGACCCCGACCGTCGCTACCGGGTGCGGGTCCGTACCGAGCTGGGCCTCCCCCGCCACGGGTGGATCACCCCGGGCTGGGTCAGCGCCGGAGAGGTGACGCTGCCCGGCGCCCTGCTGGCGTCCGCCGGCCTGCAGATCCCGACCCTGTGGCCGGCGCAGGCGCTCGTGCTGCACGCCACGGTCCGGTAG